One part of the Lotus japonicus ecotype B-129 chromosome 2, LjGifu_v1.2 genome encodes these proteins:
- the LOC130739468 gene encoding COBRA-like protein 4, with product MRLVISALCVLVLFSYAVAYDPLDPNGNITIKWDVMSWTPDGYVAVVTVHNFQMFRHIMNPGWTLGWTWAKKEVIWTMVGAQTTEQGDCSKFKGNIPHCCKKIPTVVDLLPGVPYNQQFSNCCKGGVVAAWGQDPSQSISSFQVSVGQAGTSNKTVKLPKNFTLLAPGPGYTCGPAKVVPSTNFLTPDKRRKTQALMTWNVTCTYSQFLARKNPSCCVSLSSFYNETITPCPSCACGCQNKKNCVKRDSKILSMVGVHTPKKDNEPLLQCTHHMCPIRVHWHVKVNYKDYWRVKIAVTNFNYRLNYSLWTLAVQHPNLNNITQVFSFDYKPLQPYENINDTGMFYGMKYFNDLLMEAGPKGNIQSELLLQKDKNTFSFKQGWAFPRKVYFNGDECMMPPPDTYPFLPNSAPTSLVSFQALIFSLLIMLAVW from the exons ATGAGGCTTGTTATCTCAGCTCTCTGTGTTCTTGTGCTATTCTCTTATGCAG TTGCATATGATCCATTGGATCCAAATGGCAACATAACAATCAAATGGGATGTGATGTCTTGGACACCAGATGGCTATGTG GCTGTGGTAACAGTCCACAATTTCCAAATGTTTCGGCACATCATGAATCCAGGGTGGACATTGGGATGGACATGGGCTAAGAAAGAAGTGATATGGACCATGGTAGGAGCTCAAACCACAGAGCAAGGAGACTGCTCAAAGTTCAAAGGCAACATACCTCACTGCTGCAAGAAAATTCCCACAGTTGTGGACTTGCTCCCTGGTGTGCCTTACAACCAACAATTCTCAAACTGCTGTAAGGGCGGAGTGGTTGCAGCATGGGGTCAAGATCCTTCACAATCTATCTCATCCTTCCAAGTCAGTGTAGGACAAGCTGGCACCTCAAACAAGACAGTGAAACTCCCCAAGAATTTCACGCTCTTGGCTCCAGGACCAGGCTATACTTGTGGCCCTGCAAAGGTTGTTCCTTCCACCAATTTCCTTACACCCGACAAGCGCCGCAAGACTCAAGCACTAA TGACATGGAATGTTACCTGCACATACTCACAATTTCTAGCAAGGAAAAACCCAAGTTGTTGTGTGTCTTTGTCATCCTTCTACAATGAAACCATTACCCCATGCCCCTCTTGTGCCTGTGGCTGCCAGAACAAAAAGAATTGTGTGAA GAGAGACTCTAAGATTCTCAGCATGGTGGGGGTTCATACTCCAAAGAAAGACAATGAACCATTACTGCAGTGCACTCATCATATGTGCCCAATCAGGGTCCACTGGCATGTGAAGGTCAACTATAAGGACTATTGGCGAGTGAAGATCGCCGTAACGAATTTCAATTACAGGTTGAATTACTCTTTGTGGACTCTTGCTGTTCAGCATCCAAATCTTAATAACATCACCCAAGTTTTCAGCTTTGATTACAAGCCTCTTCAACCCTATGAGAACATAA ATGATACTGGCATGTTCTATGGCATGAAATACTTCAATGATCTTCTAATGGAAGCTGGACCAAAAGGGAATATCCAATCAGAGTTACTTCTTCAGAAGGACAAGAATACATTCTCATTCAAGCAGGGTTGGGCATTTCCTCGCAAAGTGTACTTTAATGGTGATGAATGCATGATGCCCCCACCTGACACCTACCCATTTCTGCCAAATTCTGCTCCTACAAGCCTAGTTTCCTTCCAGGCACTCATCTTCTCATTGCTCATAATGCTAGCAGTTTGGTGA
- the LOC130739469 gene encoding tRNA (guanine(26)-N(2))-dimethyltransferase 2-like has protein sequence MLVTGHSASKLLLKLVAARTIGTNPNPLFKSCSFFCTRTEEEKEKTLNLFLHDIGTKMSMDLNDFKIIKEGEAEILMHAENEVFYNKAQVNNRDMSIAVLRTFISKRKQEHEANLSKRSKKTQKPSENGSSELVTEEVFHEAAPEDHKSNGECEIKEEISPEEPCSETDGSVKITEECRSGEEQIDLLEGKGRKELKPPIVLEALSASGLRALRYAREIEGIGQVVALDNDAASVEACRRNIKFNGSVAVSKVESHLADARVYMLTHPNEFDVVDLDPYGSPSVFLDSAVQSVADGGMLMCTATDMAVLCGGNGEVCYSKYGSYALKGQYCHEMALRILLASIESHANRYKRHIVPVLSVRMDFYIRVFVRIYTSANAMKSTPLKLSYVYQCTGCDSFHLQPLGRSISKNTSVRHLPAYGPVVPQECNDCGKKFNMGGPIWSAPIHDQEWVASILADVKRMKDSYPAYDRISAVLTTISEELPDVPLFLSLHSLCSTLKCTSPSAIIFRSAVINAGYRISGTHVCPLGLKSDAPMDVIWDIMRCWVKNHPVKAQPADKSGSVILAKEPVLQANFARAVASLSKAQAKKVARFLPNPEKHWGPKVRAGRQITSKHVSLLGEAAINGVLNQKDNEEPESKRQKK, from the exons ATGTTGGTTACAGGGCATAGTGCTTCGAAACTGCTACTGAAGCTTGTTGCAGCAAGGACAATCGGAACGAACCCTAATCCTCTCTTCAAATCGTGCTCTTTCTTCTGTACCAGaacggaggaggagaaggagaagaccCTGAATTTGTTTTTGCATGATATAGGCACAAAAATGTCTATGGATCTCAATGATTTTAAGATCATTAAGGAAGGTGAAGCTGAGATTCTTATGCATGCTGAGAATGAAGTATTCTATAACAAAGCTCAG GTTAATAACAGGGATATGTCAATTGCTGTTTTGAGAACTTTTATATCGAAACGGAAGCAAGAGCATGAAGCAAATTTGTCCAAGAGATCGAAAAAGACACAAAAACCATCTGAAAATGGTTCTTCTGAATTAGTTACGGAGGAAGTATTTCACGAAGCTGCACCAGAAGATCATAAGTCTAATGGGGAATGTGAAATCAAGGAAGAGATATCTCCAGAAGAACCATGCAGTGAAACGGATGGATCAGTTAAGATAACTGAAGAATGTAGAAGTGGAGAAGAACAAATTGATCTTTTGGAAGGAAAAGGACGGAAGGAGCTGAAGCCACCAATAGTTCTTGAG GCCTTGTCTGCTTCTGGGTTAAGGGCTCTCAGATATGCTCGGGAAATAGAAGGGATTGGTCAGGTTGTTGCCCTGGACAATGATGCAG CTTCTGTCGAAGCTTGCAGAAGGAACATCAAATTCAATGGTTCAGTTGCAGTCTCAAAAGTGGAGTCTCATCTTGCTGATGCTCGTGTATACATGCTAACCCACCCTAATGAGTTTGATGTG GTTGATCTTGATCCTTATGGTTCTCCTTCTGTGTTTCTGGATTCGGCAGTTCAATCTGTTGCTGATGGAGGCATGCTTATGTGTACTGCAACAGATATGGCTGTACTCTGTGGGGGAAATGGGGAGGTCTGCTATTCAAA ATATGGATCATATGCCCTGAAAGGGCAATATTGCCATGAAATGGCCTTGAGGATCCTTCTTGCTTCCATTGAG AGTCATGCTAATCGTTACAAGCGGCATATTGTTCCTGTGCTATCTGTTCGAATGGACTTCTATATTCGTGTTTTTGTTCGTATATACAC GTCTGCTAATGCTATGAAAAGCACTCCCTTGAAGCTTTCATATGTTTATCAGTGCACTGGTTGTGATTCTTTCCACCTACAGCCCCTAGGAAGGAGCATTTCCAAG AATACTAGCGTCAGACATTTGCCTGCATATGGTCCTGTTGTTCCTCAAGAGTGCAATGATTGTGGGAAAAAGTTCAATATGGGTGGCCCTATATGGTCTGCTCCTATACACGACCAAGAGTGGGTTGCTTCTATTCTAGCAGATGTGAAACGAATGAAGGACAGCTACCCCGCATATGATCGCATATCAGCTGTGTTGACTACAATATCAGAG GAATTGCCAGATGTTCCTCTGTTTTTAAGTCTGCACAGCCTCTGTTCAACCCTTAAATGCACTTCTCCATCAGCAATTATTTTTCGTTCGGCTGTGATCAATGCAGGATATCGTATATCTGGAACTCATGTTTGTCCACTGGGGCTTAAATCAGACGCACCCATGGATGTTATTTGGGATATAATGCGCTGCTGG GTAAAAAATCATCCTGTAAAAGCTCAGCCAGCAGATAAATCAGGAAGTGTCATACTTGCAAAGGAACCTGTTCTGCAG GCTAATTTTGCTAGAGCGGTAGCATCTCTTAGCAAGGCACAAGCTAAGAAAGTTGCCCGGTTTTTGCCAAATCCTGAAAAACACTGGGGGCCAAAAGTAAGGGCTGGACGTCAGATTACTAGTAAGCATGTCTCTCTCTTGGGTGAAGCCGCAATTAATGGAGTTCTCAACCAGAAAGATAATGAAGAACCTGAAAGTAAGAGGCAGAAGAAGTGA